From a region of the Impatiens glandulifera chromosome 4, dImpGla2.1, whole genome shotgun sequence genome:
- the LOC124934191 gene encoding probable serine/threonine-protein kinase WNK6 translates to MDLDDSDIAEKSPTGRFIRYDQVLSIGTEAAKVVYRGFDTVAGKEVDWSKVKMDKSTMEEKFLDDLEARISVELQTLKSLKHPNILKTRASWLDRQSGVINIVAEAFSSGTLRQFRKKHKGVDLTAVKNWGKQILVGLLYLHSHNPAVIHGDLNCDNVFINGNTGEVKIGAIGLATAVTQKKKKKQEEEEEAACNNDKFLMDIYSFGLCILELVTCEIPFSECKDDGSWEVVYGRKIGWGSKPESLKKVGNILVKEFIERCICCTRRRTRVEELLKDALFSCEICPLSECEYRCSNEKKEFKLSGEQGSSENVILLRLLLIEQQQQLLNDGGEEAKKKIEFMFDLSADTTVSVAGEMVDDLGLAVEDVALIAELMDRVIASMHIATNYKQQ, encoded by the exons ATGGATCTGGACGATTCCGATATTGCGGAGAAATCACCCACGGGTCGGTTCATTAGGTACGACCAAGTTTTAAGCATTGGGACAGAGGCAGCAAAGGTGGTCTACAGAGGATTTGATACTGTCGCCGGAAAAGAGGTGGACTGGAGCAAAGTTAAGATGGACAAATCTACAATGGAGGAAAAATTTCTCGATGATCTGGAAGCCAGGATTTCTGTGGAGCTTCAGACTTTGAAATCCTTAAAGCATCCCAACATCCTTAAAACTCGGGCCTCCTGGCTGGATCGCCAGAGTGGAGTTATTAACATCGTGGCTGAGGCCTTCAGTTCAGGAACACTGAGACAATTTCGCAAGAAGCACAAGGGAGTCGATTTAACAGCTGTTAAGAATTGGGGTAAGCAGATTCTTGTGGGATTGCTTTATCTTCATAGTCACAATCCGGCTGTAATTCATGGTGATTTGAATTGTGATAACGTTTTCATCAATGGAAACACTGGAGAAGTGAAAATAGGGGCAATTGGGCTTGCAACAGCAGTGacacagaagaagaagaagaagcaggaggaggaagaggaggcGGCATGTAATAACGATAAATTCTTGATGGATATCTATTCATTTGGTTTGTGTATTCTGGAGTTAGTTACCTGTGAAATACCGTTTAGTGAATGTAAAGATGATGGATCGTGGGAGGTGGTTTACGGGAGGAAAATAGGTTGGGGCAGTAAACCGGAGTCTTTGAAGAAAGTGGGAAACATCCTGGTTAAGGAATTCATAGAGAGGTGCATTTGCTGTACAAGGAGGAGGACAAGAGTGGAAGAGTTGTTGAAAGATGCATTATTTTCATGTGAAATATGTCCCCTTTCAGAATGTGAATACAGGTGTTCGAATGAGAAGAAGGAGTTCAAATTAAGTGGAGAGCAGGGGAGTAGTGAAAATGTAATATTGCTAAGATTGCTGCTCATcgagcagcagcagcaattGTTGAATGATGGAGGAGAGGAGGCTAAGAAGAAGATAGAATTCATGTTTGATCTGTCTGCTGATACAACTGTGTCTGTGGCTGGTGAGATGGTTGATGATCTGGGATTGGCGGTTGAAGATGTAGCCTTGATTGCAGAGCTCATGGATAGAGTGATTGCTAGT ATGCACATAGCCACAAACTATAAACAACAATAA
- the LOC124936715 gene encoding probable histone chaperone ASF1A: protein MSAVNITNVTVLDNPAPFLHPFQFEISYECLIPLKDDLEWKLIYVGSAEDENSDQLLESVLVGPVNVGNYRFVFEADPPDSSKIREEDIIGVTVLLLTCSYLGQEFIRVGYYVNNDYDDEQLREEPPQKVLIDRVQRNILADKPRVTKFPINFHPENNEEENEDQLPPPSPPNDFTTTTQVNDAENGDQPPPLPSPVRQNDVQEQLESSQAASL from the exons ATGAGTGCAGTAAATATTACGAATGTCACCGTACTTGACAATCCGGCGCCGTTCCTCCACCCTTTTCAATTCGAAATATCCTACGAGTGCCTGATCCCCCTCAAAGATG ATTTGGAATGGAAGCTTATTTATGTAGGATCAGCTGAGGATGAGAATTCAGATCAACTTCTAGAAAGTGTGCTTGTTGGGCCTGTAAATGTAGGCAATTACCGCTTTGTATTTGAG GCTGACCCTCCAGACTCATCAAAAATCCGTGAAGAGGACATCATTGGTGTAACTGTATTGCTATTGACATGCTCATATCTGGGTCAAGAATTTATAAGGGTGGGATACTATGTCAACaatgattatgatgatgaaCAACTTAGAGAGGAGCCTCCCCAAAAGGTCTTAATCGATAGGGTTCAAAGAAATATCTTGGCAGATAAACCCCGAGTTACTAAATTCCCTATCAATTTCCATCCCGAaaacaatgaagaagaaaatgaagatcAACTGCCTCCTCCTTCACCACCCAATGATTTTACTACTACCACCCAAGTGAATGATGCTGAAAATGGAGATCAACCACCGCCACTGCCTTCCCCAGTTCGCCAAAATGATGTGCAAGAACAACTAGAGTCGAGTCAAGCCGCCTCCCTATAA
- the LOC124934023 gene encoding glutamine--tRNA ligase, cytoplasmic isoform X2: MGGKDKSDQDNKLLDLFISIGLDERTAKNTLSNNKVTANLTAVIHEAAVIQGCDRSVGNLLYTVATKFPPNALVHRPTLLQYIVSLKIKTPAQLDAAFSFFLNTGAEDFKIKDFEEACGVGIEVSAEDTERLVKEVFEEYKTTILELRYKTNVGELFGHVRKRQPWADPKLVKQLIDAKIFELLGEKTAADNEKPTKKKKEKPAKVEESTAATDEPAKPTEEEINPFLIFPSPEDNFKVHTEVFFSNGPVLRCCNTREILEKHLTFTDRKVFTRFPPEPNGYLHIGHAKAMFVDFGLAKERNGGCYLRFDDTNPEAEKKEYIDHIEEIVKWMGWEPFKITYTSDYFQELYELAVELIRRGHAYVDHQTPEEIKEYREKKMNSPWRDRPKEESLRLFEEMRQGRIDEGKATLRMKQDMQSDNFNMYDLIAYRIKFTPHPHAGDKWCIYPSYDYAHCIVDSLENITHSLCTLEFETRRASYYWLLHALGLYQPFVWEYSRLNITHTVMSKRKLNRLVTEKWVDGWDDPRLMTLAGLKRRGVTSTAINAFVRGIGITRSDSSLIRLDRLEYHIREELNKTASRAMVVLNPLKVVITNLETGSILDLDAKKWPDAQEDDASSFYKVPFSNVVYIEQSDFRMKDSKDFYGLAPNKSAMLRYAFPIKCTEVILGDDNETVVEVRAEYDPAKKTKPKGVLHWVAEASPGVKPLSVEVRVFEKLFMSENPAEVEDWLGDLNPNSKVVVPAAYTVPCLKNAAVGDTFQFERLGYYVVDKDSTPEKLVFNRTVTLRDSYGGKGGK; this comes from the exons ATGGGAGGGAAGGATAAGAGTGACCAGGACAACAAGCTTCTCGACCTGTTCATCAGTATCGGTTTGGATGAAAGGACAGCAAAGAACACCCTTTCTAATAATAAGGTTACGGCCAACCTTACCGCCGTCATTCACGAG GCAGCTGTCATACAAGGTTGCGATCGTTCTGTTGGAAATCTTCTCTACACG GTTGCTACTAAGTTCCCTCCAAATGCTCTTGTTCATCGGCCTACCCTTCTGCAATACATTGTTTCACTTAAG ATTAAAACTCCAGCCCAGTTAGATGCGGCTTTCTCCTTCTTTCTTAATACTGGGGCagaagattttaaaattaaggatTTCGAAGAGGCTTGTGGTGTTG GGATTGAAGTCTCTGCAGAAGATACCGAACGTCTTGTCAAAGAAGTCTTTGAAGAGTATAAGACTACAATTTTGGAGTTACGCTATAAGACGAATG TTGGTGAGCTATTTGGCCATGTGCGGAAGAGGCAGCCATGGGCAGATCCAAAACTTGTTAAG CAACTCATTGATGCCAAGATATTTGAGCTGCTTGGTGAAAAAACTGCTGCAGATAATGAAAAACCCactaagaagaagaaagaaaagccTGCAAAAGTTGAG GAGTCTACAGCTGCCACAGATGAACCAGCCAAACCAACTGAAGAAGAAATCAATCCCTTTTTGATATTCCCTTCTCCAGAGGATAACTTTAAG GTGCATACTGAAGTATTTTTTAGCAATGGGCCAGTGCTAAGGTGCTGTAACACAAGGGAAATACTTGAAAAGCACTTGACATTTACCGATAGGAAAGTATTTACACGCTTCCCTCCAGAGCCAAATGGCTATTTACATATTGGTCATGCAAAg GCTATGTTTGTTGATTTTGGTCTGGCTAAAGAACGGAATGGGGGTTGCTATCTGAG GTTTGATGACACAAACCCAGAGGCTGAAAAGAAGGAATATATCGATCATATTGAGGAGATTGTAAAATGGATGGGATGGGAGCCCTTCAAG ATTACTTATACAAGTGATTATTTCCAAGAACTTTATGAACTGGCAGTGGAACTGATACGAAGGGGTCATGCCTATGTTGACCATCAG ACACCAGAGGAGATAAAGGAGTATAGGGAGAAAAAGATGAACAGCCCTTGGAGGGATAGACCAAAAGAAGAATCACTGAGACTGTTTGAGGAGATGAGGCAGGGCAGGATCGACGAAGGAAAAGCAACACTTAGAATGAAACAGGACATGCAAAGTGATAACTTTAACATGTATGACCTCATTGCATACCGTATCAAG TTTACTCCACATCCACATGCAGGAGACAAATGGTGCATCTATCCAAGTTACGACTATGCTCATTGTATTGTTGATTCCCTTGAGAATATTACACATTCG CTTTGTACACTTGAGTTTGAGACACGTCGTGCTTCCTATTACTGGCTGCTGCATGCACTAGGACTTTATCAACCCTTTGTATGGGAATACTCACGCTTGAACATAACACATACAGTGATGTCAAAGCGCAAG TTAAACCGTCTGGTGACGGAGAAGTGGGTTGATGGCTGGGATGATCCTCGGTTGATGACATTGGCTGGATTGAAACGTAGAGGCGTTACCTCAACAGCAATTAATGCTTTTGTTCGAGGAATTGGAATTACTAGAAG TGACTCTAGTTTGATACGGCTTGACCGCCTTGAGTATCACATAAGGGAAGAACTAAATAAAACTGCATCTCGCGCAATGGTTGTGTTAAATCCCCTGAAG GTTGTTATTACCAACTTGGAAACTGGGTCCATATTGGATCTTGATGCAAAGAAATGGCCTGATGCCCAAGAAGACGATGCATCTTCTTTTTACAAG GTCCCATTTTCCAATGTTGTCTACATTGAGCAGAGTGATTTCAGGATGAAAGATTCTAAAGATTTCTATGGCCTTGCTCCTAACAAATCTGCTATGCTGAG ATACGCATTTCCGATTAAGTGCACTGAAGTAATTCTCGGGGATGACAACGAAACTGTAGTTGAAGTACGGGCAGAGTATGATCCTGCAAAGAAAACAAAACCAAAG GGGGTTCTTCATTGGGTTGCTGAAGCATCTCCTGGAGTGAAGCCTCTAAGTGTTGAAGTGAGAGTTTTTGAGAAACTGTTTATGTCTGAG AATCCGGCTGAAGTTGAAGATTGGCTTGGTGATTTGAATCCTAATTCAAAGGTAGTTGTTCCAGCTGCCTATACAGTACCTTGTCTAAAAAATGCAGCAGTGGGTGATACATTCCAATTTGAAAGGCTTG GTTATTATGTTGTTGACAAGGACTCCACGCCAGAAAAGCTTGTGTTCAATCGGACAGTCACTTTACGAGACAGTTATGGTGGCAAGGGTGGGAAGTAA
- the LOC124934190 gene encoding uncharacterized protein LOC124934190 isoform X1, translating into MASSMMLHSDLRSAIQIASTFGRFTFNRHQRLLLLLPSRHPSIWSPIKSTLPTARSISIAGNENGTSTSDQKVSNKPPVCTADELHFVSLSNSDWRLALWRYIPPPQAPLRNRPLLLLSGVATNAIGYDLSPESSFARYMCGQGFDTWILEVRGAGLSMEQPNSNEIEQSAHKISEEMEATAEEGATKGVAFQEKDSADTSNDLSMSGTSIIEGHPSGLPTVWDESELVSKLTETFMRLSERLSGFLSDSQSKIMSTKFLDQLSRLLDDSFLFERFNEIRGNISILLEARENSAVSSQIKDLSKKLVNILEESQLSVSPQIFNLQDRFFSTIEDFQKQLDLIVKYDWDFDCYLEEDVPTAMEYIRAHSQSKDGKLFAIGHSMGGILLYAMLSRFGSDGKDPKLAAVVTLASSLDYTSSSSSLKLLLPLVDPAQALNVPGIPLGAMLSAAYPLTSRPPFVLSWLNDLISAQDMMHPELLRKLVLNNFCTVPAKVILQLTTAFREGGLCDRSGKFFYNDHLSKSNVPVLALAGDRDLICPPKAVHETVKLIPEKLGSYKEFGEADGPHYAHYDLVGGRLAVEQVYPCIIEFLTRHD; encoded by the exons ATGGCATCTTCGATGATGCTTCACTCCGACTTGCGTTCGGCCATACAGATCGCCTCAACATTTGGCCGCTTCACCTTCAACCGCCATCaacgtcttcttcttcttcttccttcacgCCACCCTTCCATCTGGTCTCCCATCAAATCGACACTTCCAACTGCCAGGTCTATCTCGATTGCTGGGAATGAAAATGGGACCTCCACATCTGATCAAAAGGTATCAAACAAGCCTCCCGTTTGTACAGCAGACGAGCTCCATTTCGTTTCCCTCTCCAACTCAGATTGGAGGCTCGCTCTATGGCGCTATATTCCTCCTCCTCAG GCTCCTCTTAGGAATCGTCCATTGTTGCTATTGTCCGGTGTGGCGACTAATGCTATCGGATATGATCTTTCTCCTGAG TCTTCCTTTGCTCGTTACATGTGTGGGCAAGGATTTGATACATGGATTCTTGAAGTGCGAGGTGCTGGATTGAGCATGGAGCAACCAAATTCTAATGAAATTGAGCAATCTGCCCATAAAATATCTGAAGAAATGGAAGCTACTGCTGAGGAAGGTGCTACGAAAGGAGTTGCTTTTCAAGAAAAGGACTCAGCTGATACCTCCAATGATCTGTCTATGTCAGGTACCTCTATAATTGAAGGACATCCCAGTGGGTTACCAACAGTATGGGATGAATCTGAACTAGTTTCAAAATTGACTGAAACTTTTATGAGATTGTCAGAAAGACTATCTGGCTTTCTGAGTGATAGCCAGTCAAAAATTATGTCAACAAAGTTTTTGGATCAATTATCACGTCTTTTAGATGATTCCTTTTTGTTTGAGCGGTTCAATGAAATAAGAGGCAATATCTCAATCTTGTTGGAAGCGAGGGAAAATTCTGCTGTTTCTAGCCAAATCAAGGATTTGAGTAAAAAACTTGTAAATATTCTTGAAGAAAGTCAACTTTCTGTCTCACCTCAGATCTTTAATTTGCAAGACCgttttttctcaacaattgaagaTTTCCAGAAGCAGTTAGACTTGATTGTCAAGTATGATTGGGATTTTGATTGCTATCTGGAAGAAGATGTCCCCACTGCG ATGGAATACATAAGAGCACATAGTCAGTCCAAGGATGGAAAATTGTTTGCAATTGGACACTCAATGGGGGGTATCTTGCTGTATGCCATGCTATCACGATTTG GGTCAGATGGAAAAGACCCTAAATTGGCAGCTGTTGTTACTTTGGCATCATCGCTTGACTATACATCTTCAAGTTCATCACTCAAGCTGCTTCTTCCCCTT GTTGATCCTGCTCAGGCTCTCAATGTCCCTGGTATTCCTCTAGGGGCAATGTTATCAGCAGCTTATCCTCTTACATCACGCCCTCCATTTGTGTTATCTTGGCTTAATGATCTGATATCAGCACAAGACATGATGCACCCAGAGTTGTTAAGGAAGCTTGTGCTAAACAACTTCT GTACAGTCCCAGCTAAAGTAATATTGCAGTTAACGACAGCTTTCCGAGAGGGTGGACTTTGCGATAGAAGTGGTAAATTTTTCTACAACGATCATCTGAGCAAAAGTAATGTTCCTGTCCTAGCACTAGCTGGAGACCGAGACTTAATTTGCCCACCTAAAGCTGTGCATg AAACTGTGAAGCTGATCCCGGAGAAGTTAGGCAGCTATAAAGAATTTGGAGAGGCAGATGGTCCCCATTATGCACATTACGACTTAGTTGGCGGACGACTG GCTGTTGAACAAGTATATCCCTGTATAATTGAATTTCTTACTCGCCACGACTGA
- the LOC124934190 gene encoding uncharacterized protein LOC124934190 isoform X2 codes for MASSMMLHSDLRSAIQIASTFGRFTFNRHQRLLLLLPSRHPSIWSPIKSTLPTARSISIAGNENGTSTSDQKVSNKPPVCTADELHFVSLSNSDWRLALWRYIPPPQAPLRNRPLLLLSGVATNAIGYDLSPESSFARYMCGQGFDTWILEVRGAGLSMEQPNSNEIEQSAHKISEEMEATAEEGATKGVAFQEKDSADTSNDLSMSDRFFSTIEDFQKQLDLIVKYDWDFDCYLEEDVPTAMEYIRAHSQSKDGKLFAIGHSMGGILLYAMLSRFGSDGKDPKLAAVVTLASSLDYTSSSSSLKLLLPLVDPAQALNVPGIPLGAMLSAAYPLTSRPPFVLSWLNDLISAQDMMHPELLRKLVLNNFCTVPAKVILQLTTAFREGGLCDRSGKFFYNDHLSKSNVPVLALAGDRDLICPPKAVHETVKLIPEKLGSYKEFGEADGPHYAHYDLVGGRLAVEQVYPCIIEFLTRHD; via the exons ATGGCATCTTCGATGATGCTTCACTCCGACTTGCGTTCGGCCATACAGATCGCCTCAACATTTGGCCGCTTCACCTTCAACCGCCATCaacgtcttcttcttcttcttccttcacgCCACCCTTCCATCTGGTCTCCCATCAAATCGACACTTCCAACTGCCAGGTCTATCTCGATTGCTGGGAATGAAAATGGGACCTCCACATCTGATCAAAAGGTATCAAACAAGCCTCCCGTTTGTACAGCAGACGAGCTCCATTTCGTTTCCCTCTCCAACTCAGATTGGAGGCTCGCTCTATGGCGCTATATTCCTCCTCCTCAG GCTCCTCTTAGGAATCGTCCATTGTTGCTATTGTCCGGTGTGGCGACTAATGCTATCGGATATGATCTTTCTCCTGAG TCTTCCTTTGCTCGTTACATGTGTGGGCAAGGATTTGATACATGGATTCTTGAAGTGCGAGGTGCTGGATTGAGCATGGAGCAACCAAATTCTAATGAAATTGAGCAATCTGCCCATAAAATATCTGAAGAAATGGAAGCTACTGCTGAGGAAGGTGCTACGAAAGGAGTTGCTTTTCAAGAAAAGGACTCAGCTGATACCTCCAATGATCTGTCTATGTCAG ACCgttttttctcaacaattgaagaTTTCCAGAAGCAGTTAGACTTGATTGTCAAGTATGATTGGGATTTTGATTGCTATCTGGAAGAAGATGTCCCCACTGCG ATGGAATACATAAGAGCACATAGTCAGTCCAAGGATGGAAAATTGTTTGCAATTGGACACTCAATGGGGGGTATCTTGCTGTATGCCATGCTATCACGATTTG GGTCAGATGGAAAAGACCCTAAATTGGCAGCTGTTGTTACTTTGGCATCATCGCTTGACTATACATCTTCAAGTTCATCACTCAAGCTGCTTCTTCCCCTT GTTGATCCTGCTCAGGCTCTCAATGTCCCTGGTATTCCTCTAGGGGCAATGTTATCAGCAGCTTATCCTCTTACATCACGCCCTCCATTTGTGTTATCTTGGCTTAATGATCTGATATCAGCACAAGACATGATGCACCCAGAGTTGTTAAGGAAGCTTGTGCTAAACAACTTCT GTACAGTCCCAGCTAAAGTAATATTGCAGTTAACGACAGCTTTCCGAGAGGGTGGACTTTGCGATAGAAGTGGTAAATTTTTCTACAACGATCATCTGAGCAAAAGTAATGTTCCTGTCCTAGCACTAGCTGGAGACCGAGACTTAATTTGCCCACCTAAAGCTGTGCATg AAACTGTGAAGCTGATCCCGGAGAAGTTAGGCAGCTATAAAGAATTTGGAGAGGCAGATGGTCCCCATTATGCACATTACGACTTAGTTGGCGGACGACTG GCTGTTGAACAAGTATATCCCTGTATAATTGAATTTCTTACTCGCCACGACTGA
- the LOC124934023 gene encoding glutamine--tRNA ligase, cytoplasmic isoform X1, with translation MGGKDKSDQDNKLLDLFISIGLDERTAKNTLSNNKVTANLTAVIHEAAVIQGCDRSVGNLLYTVATKFPPNALVHRPTLLQYIVSLKIKTPAQLDAAFSFFLNTGAEDFKIKDFEEACGVGIEVSAEDTERLVKEVFEEYKTTILELRYKTNVGELFGHVRKRQPWADPKLVKQLIDAKIFELLGEKTAADNEKPTKKKKEKPAKVEESTAATDEPAKPTEEEINPFLIFPSPEDNFKVHTEVFFSNGPVLRCCNTREILEKHLTFTDRKVFTRFPPEPNGYLHIGHAKAMFVDFGLAKERNGGCYLRFDDTNPEAEKKEYIDHIEEIVKWMGWEPFKITYTSDYFQELYELAVELIRRGHAYVDHQTPEEIKEYREKKMNSPWRDRPKEESLRLFEEMRQGRIDEGKATLRMKQDMQSDNFNMYDLIAYRIKFTPHPHAGDKWCIYPSYDYAHCIVDSLENITHSLCTLEFETRRASYYWLLHALGLYQPFVWEYSRLNITHTVMSKRKVSKANTFKFRFFFLPLNIMQHYISVPWFYMMFQLNRLVTEKWVDGWDDPRLMTLAGLKRRGVTSTAINAFVRGIGITRSDSSLIRLDRLEYHIREELNKTASRAMVVLNPLKVVITNLETGSILDLDAKKWPDAQEDDASSFYKVPFSNVVYIEQSDFRMKDSKDFYGLAPNKSAMLRYAFPIKCTEVILGDDNETVVEVRAEYDPAKKTKPKGVLHWVAEASPGVKPLSVEVRVFEKLFMSENPAEVEDWLGDLNPNSKVVVPAAYTVPCLKNAAVGDTFQFERLGYYVVDKDSTPEKLVFNRTVTLRDSYGGKGGK, from the exons ATGGGAGGGAAGGATAAGAGTGACCAGGACAACAAGCTTCTCGACCTGTTCATCAGTATCGGTTTGGATGAAAGGACAGCAAAGAACACCCTTTCTAATAATAAGGTTACGGCCAACCTTACCGCCGTCATTCACGAG GCAGCTGTCATACAAGGTTGCGATCGTTCTGTTGGAAATCTTCTCTACACG GTTGCTACTAAGTTCCCTCCAAATGCTCTTGTTCATCGGCCTACCCTTCTGCAATACATTGTTTCACTTAAG ATTAAAACTCCAGCCCAGTTAGATGCGGCTTTCTCCTTCTTTCTTAATACTGGGGCagaagattttaaaattaaggatTTCGAAGAGGCTTGTGGTGTTG GGATTGAAGTCTCTGCAGAAGATACCGAACGTCTTGTCAAAGAAGTCTTTGAAGAGTATAAGACTACAATTTTGGAGTTACGCTATAAGACGAATG TTGGTGAGCTATTTGGCCATGTGCGGAAGAGGCAGCCATGGGCAGATCCAAAACTTGTTAAG CAACTCATTGATGCCAAGATATTTGAGCTGCTTGGTGAAAAAACTGCTGCAGATAATGAAAAACCCactaagaagaagaaagaaaagccTGCAAAAGTTGAG GAGTCTACAGCTGCCACAGATGAACCAGCCAAACCAACTGAAGAAGAAATCAATCCCTTTTTGATATTCCCTTCTCCAGAGGATAACTTTAAG GTGCATACTGAAGTATTTTTTAGCAATGGGCCAGTGCTAAGGTGCTGTAACACAAGGGAAATACTTGAAAAGCACTTGACATTTACCGATAGGAAAGTATTTACACGCTTCCCTCCAGAGCCAAATGGCTATTTACATATTGGTCATGCAAAg GCTATGTTTGTTGATTTTGGTCTGGCTAAAGAACGGAATGGGGGTTGCTATCTGAG GTTTGATGACACAAACCCAGAGGCTGAAAAGAAGGAATATATCGATCATATTGAGGAGATTGTAAAATGGATGGGATGGGAGCCCTTCAAG ATTACTTATACAAGTGATTATTTCCAAGAACTTTATGAACTGGCAGTGGAACTGATACGAAGGGGTCATGCCTATGTTGACCATCAG ACACCAGAGGAGATAAAGGAGTATAGGGAGAAAAAGATGAACAGCCCTTGGAGGGATAGACCAAAAGAAGAATCACTGAGACTGTTTGAGGAGATGAGGCAGGGCAGGATCGACGAAGGAAAAGCAACACTTAGAATGAAACAGGACATGCAAAGTGATAACTTTAACATGTATGACCTCATTGCATACCGTATCAAG TTTACTCCACATCCACATGCAGGAGACAAATGGTGCATCTATCCAAGTTACGACTATGCTCATTGTATTGTTGATTCCCTTGAGAATATTACACATTCG CTTTGTACACTTGAGTTTGAGACACGTCGTGCTTCCTATTACTGGCTGCTGCATGCACTAGGACTTTATCAACCCTTTGTATGGGAATACTCACGCTTGAACATAACACATACAGTGATGTCAAAGCGCAAGGTGAGCAAAgcaaatacatttaaatttcgTTTTTTCTTCCTTCCTTTAAACATCATGCAACATTATATATCTGTGCCTTGGTTTTATATGATGTTCCAGTTAAACCGTCTGGTGACGGAGAAGTGGGTTGATGGCTGGGATGATCCTCGGTTGATGACATTGGCTGGATTGAAACGTAGAGGCGTTACCTCAACAGCAATTAATGCTTTTGTTCGAGGAATTGGAATTACTAGAAG TGACTCTAGTTTGATACGGCTTGACCGCCTTGAGTATCACATAAGGGAAGAACTAAATAAAACTGCATCTCGCGCAATGGTTGTGTTAAATCCCCTGAAG GTTGTTATTACCAACTTGGAAACTGGGTCCATATTGGATCTTGATGCAAAGAAATGGCCTGATGCCCAAGAAGACGATGCATCTTCTTTTTACAAG GTCCCATTTTCCAATGTTGTCTACATTGAGCAGAGTGATTTCAGGATGAAAGATTCTAAAGATTTCTATGGCCTTGCTCCTAACAAATCTGCTATGCTGAG ATACGCATTTCCGATTAAGTGCACTGAAGTAATTCTCGGGGATGACAACGAAACTGTAGTTGAAGTACGGGCAGAGTATGATCCTGCAAAGAAAACAAAACCAAAG GGGGTTCTTCATTGGGTTGCTGAAGCATCTCCTGGAGTGAAGCCTCTAAGTGTTGAAGTGAGAGTTTTTGAGAAACTGTTTATGTCTGAG AATCCGGCTGAAGTTGAAGATTGGCTTGGTGATTTGAATCCTAATTCAAAGGTAGTTGTTCCAGCTGCCTATACAGTACCTTGTCTAAAAAATGCAGCAGTGGGTGATACATTCCAATTTGAAAGGCTTG GTTATTATGTTGTTGACAAGGACTCCACGCCAGAAAAGCTTGTGTTCAATCGGACAGTCACTTTACGAGACAGTTATGGTGGCAAGGGTGGGAAGTAA